In sulfur-oxidizing endosymbiont of Gigantopelta aegis, the following are encoded in one genomic region:
- a CDS encoding DUF2188 domain-containing protein encodes MSKKNQHVVPHGDDWAVKGAGNSKATSVHSTQGEAIERAREIAQNQQSELLIHGENGRIREKNSYGNDPYPPKG; translated from the coding sequence ATGAGTAAGAAAAATCAACATGTTGTTCCACACGGTGATGACTGGGCTGTAAAAGGCGCAGGTAATAGCAAAGCCACATCAGTGCATTCGACTCAAGGGGAGGCAATTGAACGTGCTCGTGAAATTGCACAGAACCAGCAGTCAGAGCTTTTGATTCATGGTGAAAATGGCCGTATTAGAGAGAAAAACTCTTACGGAAATGACCCTTATCCACCAAAAGGGTAA
- a CDS encoding type I restriction endonuclease subunit R, whose translation MTNLTENAIEDFAIKLFEKQGYQYIHAPDIAPDGERPERSHYDEMILKDRLFSAFQRINPSVPLSSLQEAQKEVERIHSPELLTNNETFHRMMTEGINVSFQKDGQDRGDLVWLIDFEHPENNEFVVANQFTVIENNQNKRPDLVLFVNGLPLVVIELKNATDENATIKSAYKQLETYKQTIPSLFTYNALLVISDGLEAKAGSLSAGLSRFMAWKSEDGKAEASHLVSQLETLINGMLNKTTLLDLIRYFVVFEKSKKEDLKTGVISINTVKKIAAYHQYYAVNKAINKTLTAVSIGGDQKAGVVWHTQGSGKSLSMVFYTGKIVLALDNPTVLVITDRNDLDDQLFDTFAASAQLLRQEPKQVEDRQQLKELLKVASGGVIFSTIQKFQPEEGNVYDELSDRRNIIVIADEAHRTQYGFKAKTADEKNEHGEVIGKKVVYGFAKYLRDALPNATYLGFTGTPIEKTDVNTPAVFGDYVDIYDIAQAVEDGATVRIYYESRLAKVSLSDEGKKLIAELDKELDQEDLTDTQKAKAKWTQIEALIGSHQRIQNIAKDIVSHFEARQEVFAGKGMIVSMSRRIAVDLYDEIIKLKPEWHSDDLNKGAIKVIMTASSSDGPKMAQHHTTKKQRKALAERMKDNDDELKLVIVRDMWLTGFDAPSMHTLYIDKPMKGHNLMQAIARVNRVYLDKPGGLVVDYLGIASDLKEALSFYSDAGGKGDPTLVQEQAVEVMLEKLEVISAMYHGFAYEDYFEADTSEKLSLILAAEEHILGLKDGKKRYINEVTALSQAFAIAIPHEQAMAAKDEVAFFQAVKARLAKFDGTGSGKTNEEIETTIRQVIDKALVSEQVIDVFDAAGIKKPDISILSEDFLLELKGMEHKNVALEVLKKLLNDELKARAKKNLVQSKSLMEMLEIAIKKYQNKILTAAEVMDELIKISKEIVASDNEAKTLGLTDFEYAFYTAVANNESAKELMQHDQLRELAVILTKRVRENASIDWTIKESVRAKLKVIVKRTLRQFGYPPDMQLLATETVLKQAEMIATELTTT comes from the coding sequence ATGACCAATCTCACCGAAAACGCCATTGAAGACTTTGCTATCAAGCTGTTTGAAAAACAAGGCTATCAATACATCCATGCACCGGATATTGCCCCTGATGGCGAAAGGCCAGAGCGTAGCCATTATGATGAGATGATTTTAAAAGACCGGCTGTTTTCAGCCTTTCAGCGCATCAACCCATCCGTTCCACTCTCTTCATTACAAGAAGCGCAAAAAGAGGTAGAACGCATCCATTCACCGGAATTACTGACGAATAACGAAACTTTCCACCGGATGATGACTGAAGGGATCAATGTTAGCTTTCAGAAAGATGGACAGGATCGCGGTGATCTGGTTTGGCTGATTGATTTTGAACACCCAGAAAACAATGAATTTGTGGTCGCTAATCAATTCACGGTTATTGAAAATAACCAAAATAAACGCCCTGATCTTGTCCTTTTCGTCAATGGCTTACCGCTAGTCGTCATTGAACTTAAAAATGCAACCGATGAAAACGCCACGATTAAATCCGCTTATAAACAGTTAGAAACCTACAAACAGACAATCCCAAGCCTGTTTACCTATAACGCTTTATTGGTGATCTCTGATGGCTTGGAAGCCAAAGCAGGCTCTTTATCGGCAGGATTAAGCCGGTTTATGGCCTGGAAAAGCGAAGATGGCAAAGCGGAAGCTTCACACCTGGTCAGCCAGCTTGAAACCCTAATCAACGGGATGCTGAACAAAACCACCTTGCTGGATTTGATCCGGTATTTTGTGGTGTTTGAAAAATCCAAAAAAGAAGACTTAAAAACCGGTGTAATTAGCATTAACACGGTTAAAAAAATCGCGGCTTATCATCAATACTATGCTGTGAATAAAGCGATTAATAAAACCTTGACCGCTGTAAGCATTGGTGGAGACCAAAAAGCCGGTGTAGTTTGGCATACGCAAGGTTCTGGCAAATCACTTTCCATGGTATTTTATACCGGCAAAATCGTGTTGGCTTTGGATAATCCAACCGTGTTGGTGATTACCGACCGTAACGATCTTGACGATCAATTGTTTGATACCTTTGCCGCCTCAGCTCAGTTATTACGGCAAGAACCTAAGCAGGTCGAAGATAGACAACAACTCAAAGAACTGTTAAAAGTGGCCTCAGGCGGCGTAATTTTTTCCACGATCCAAAAATTCCAGCCGGAAGAAGGTAATGTCTATGATGAATTATCCGACCGGCGTAATATCATCGTTATTGCCGATGAAGCGCACCGCACCCAATATGGCTTTAAAGCCAAAACTGCGGATGAAAAAAACGAACACGGGGAAGTCATCGGTAAAAAAGTCGTTTACGGCTTTGCTAAATATCTGCGTGATGCTTTGCCCAATGCCACTTATTTAGGCTTTACCGGCACACCGATTGAAAAAACCGATGTCAACACACCGGCAGTATTTGGGGATTATGTTGATATTTACGATATTGCCCAAGCGGTCGAAGATGGCGCTACGGTTCGCATCTATTATGAAAGCCGCCTGGCGAAGGTGAGTTTGAGCGATGAAGGAAAAAAACTAATTGCCGAGCTAGACAAGGAGCTAGACCAAGAAGATCTGACTGATACGCAAAAAGCTAAAGCCAAATGGACGCAAATTGAAGCGTTAATTGGTAGTCATCAGCGAATTCAAAATATTGCTAAAGATATTGTCAGTCATTTTGAAGCACGGCAGGAAGTGTTTGCCGGTAAAGGCATGATCGTGAGCATGTCTCGTCGCATTGCCGTGGATTTATATGATGAAATCATCAAACTCAAACCGGAATGGCATTCTGATGATCTAAATAAAGGCGCTATTAAAGTCATCATGACGGCCTCATCGTCAGATGGGCCCAAAATGGCTCAACATCACACCACTAAAAAGCAACGTAAAGCCCTAGCTGAACGTATGAAAGACAATGACGATGAATTAAAGCTCGTTATTGTCCGCGATATGTGGCTCACTGGCTTTGATGCGCCAAGTATGCATACGCTATATATCGACAAACCAATGAAAGGCCATAATTTGATGCAAGCCATTGCACGGGTAAACCGGGTTTATCTGGATAAGCCGGGCGGCCTGGTGGTGGATTACTTAGGCATTGCCTCCGATTTAAAAGAAGCCTTATCCTTTTATTCTGATGCGGGCGGTAAAGGTGATCCGACTTTAGTGCAAGAACAAGCAGTTGAGGTGATGCTGGAAAAACTCGAAGTGATTTCTGCAATGTATCACGGGTTTGCTTATGAAGATTATTTTGAAGCGGATACTTCCGAAAAACTTTCCCTTATCCTGGCCGCCGAAGAACATATTTTGGGTCTGAAAGACGGCAAAAAACGCTATATCAACGAAGTTACCGCATTATCCCAAGCCTTCGCCATTGCTATTCCTCATGAACAAGCCATGGCAGCCAAAGATGAAGTGGCATTTTTTCAAGCGGTCAAAGCACGGCTAGCTAAATTTGATGGCACGGGCTCCGGCAAGACCAATGAAGAAATTGAAACCACCATTCGCCAAGTAATCGACAAAGCCCTGGTATCTGAACAGGTCATTGACGTATTCGATGCTGCCGGAATCAAAAAGCCGGATATTTCCATTCTTTCCGAAGATTTTTTACTCGAACTTAAAGGCATGGAGCATAAAAACGTAGCTTTGGAAGTGCTTAAAAAACTGCTTAATGACGAGCTGAAAGCTCGGGCTAAAAAGAACCTAGTACAAAGCAAATCCTTAATGGAAATGCTCGAAATAGCGATTAAAAAATATCAGAACAAAATCCTGACTGCCGCTGAGGTCATGGATGAGCTGATTAAAATCAGTAAGGAAATTGTCGCCTCAGATAATGAAGCGAAAACACTTGGGCTTACTGATTTTGAATATGCGTTTTATACGGCAGTTGCCAATAATGAAAGTGCAAAAGAACTCATGCAGCACGATCAATTACGCGAATTAGCGGTTATATTGACGAAAAGAGTACGGGAAAATGCTTCAATTGACTGGACGATAAAAGAAAGTGTAAGAGCCAAATTAAAAGTGATTGTAAAAAGAACCTTACGACAATTTGGCTATCCGCCAGATATGCAATTACTTGCTACTGAAACCGTCCTTAAACAAGCTGAAATGATCGCTACTGAATTAACGACAACATAA
- a CDS encoding S8 family peptidase, translating into MEKHQHLKLPLFQDNIERQKRRNTGGGFSLPQGRNKAHFSQQATQKAESLSSKFSTLKNQLSGKIDPTLIFEIEINQSVSPDAFEKTLVSMGIHVLSVAEGRKGFWVVFSDDDDLSRFKKKLSTYGSEEGANYDFFHAIESFDEIPLEEKIGERLKIQPLDDTADFIDLELWKMDDKQRNERFIQQMKESYPDFSQFRISDTLITKSFVLLRVKLTKTIFDEVIQLKEVARADRPSMVQFNPFEMMQPDVESIEFKAPEENATGILVIDSGIVSNHPMLQTCVGDEENFQSGETETQDTVGHGTAVAGCAVYGDIEECLNNKNFSPSNWLFSAKVMYAETNGITGTVSAVYDPEKLIEHQFKDAVENFLSNSEYQIKVVNISLGNHHEIWHKHYSRQLPLAALIDELAFTFPHVVFIVSAGNQSPLNFFEPINEITENYPRYLIENEDFKIINPATSALALSIGSIADEIRIENERYGAEDIKTAIAKYNQPSPFTRTGFGINGMIKPELVEYGGNLILSDNYGRIVEDKGGKLALLNNRVMDNIIQFYTGTSFSAPKVAHLAGKIANHFPDKSANFIKNMLLAGADYPFSPNKDFYCTENKKKAEQCHLSVCGYGLSNYDKSLYSFDNRAVLWDEGKIALNQIKVYSLQLPELFFTESGKKKISITLTFTPETRATRGDSYLGNRMEFHLFHSVNPQILIEKYGVISENSEQIGVPNDLKKYEIDFFPGANIRKAGCHQKAWKLYQREPNSRPSSPVSLVLLNFNKWITDANREQDYCISVIFEHEKEIELYNAIRTNIQTRTRVR; encoded by the coding sequence ATGGAAAAACATCAACATCTGAAACTCCCTTTATTTCAAGATAATATTGAACGGCAAAAACGTAGGAATACTGGGGGTGGGTTCTCATTACCGCAAGGTAGAAACAAAGCCCACTTTTCACAACAAGCAACCCAAAAAGCCGAAAGCTTAAGCAGTAAATTTTCCACATTAAAAAACCAGCTTTCCGGGAAAATTGACCCCACGTTGATATTTGAAATAGAAATCAACCAAAGCGTCTCGCCTGATGCTTTTGAGAAAACGTTGGTATCTATGGGTATCCATGTTTTATCAGTTGCAGAAGGGAGAAAGGGCTTTTGGGTTGTATTCAGCGACGATGATGACTTAAGCCGATTCAAAAAAAAACTGAGCACGTATGGCTCAGAGGAAGGAGCAAACTACGATTTTTTCCATGCCATTGAGTCATTTGATGAAATCCCATTGGAAGAAAAGATTGGTGAACGACTAAAAATACAACCTTTGGATGATACTGCTGATTTTATTGATCTTGAATTGTGGAAAATGGATGATAAGCAGAGAAATGAACGGTTCATCCAACAAATGAAAGAATCTTACCCTGATTTTTCCCAATTCAGAATTTCTGACACTCTGATAACAAAATCCTTTGTCTTACTCAGGGTAAAACTCACTAAAACTATTTTTGATGAAGTCATTCAATTAAAAGAAGTTGCCCGTGCCGATAGGCCTTCTATGGTTCAATTTAACCCCTTTGAAATGATGCAACCCGATGTGGAAAGCATTGAATTCAAAGCACCTGAAGAAAATGCTACAGGAATTTTAGTGATTGATTCAGGGATTGTTTCTAATCATCCTATGCTGCAAACATGTGTTGGCGATGAAGAAAACTTCCAATCGGGAGAAACAGAAACACAAGATACTGTTGGACATGGAACCGCCGTGGCCGGTTGTGCTGTTTATGGTGATATTGAGGAGTGCCTGAATAACAAAAACTTTTCCCCTTCAAACTGGCTATTCTCTGCCAAGGTGATGTATGCAGAAACAAATGGTATTACAGGGACAGTATCGGCAGTTTATGATCCAGAAAAACTAATCGAACATCAGTTTAAAGATGCTGTAGAAAACTTCTTATCCAACTCTGAGTACCAAATCAAAGTAGTCAACATTTCGTTAGGTAATCACCATGAAATATGGCACAAGCATTATTCTCGTCAATTGCCACTGGCAGCTTTGATTGATGAACTTGCCTTTACTTTTCCTCACGTTGTTTTCATAGTATCTGCTGGTAATCAATCCCCGCTAAATTTTTTTGAACCCATTAATGAAATTACTGAAAACTATCCACGATATCTTATAGAAAATGAAGATTTTAAGATCATAAACCCCGCAACATCTGCTCTGGCATTGAGTATTGGCTCAATTGCAGATGAAATTCGAATTGAAAATGAGCGATATGGTGCGGAGGATATTAAAACAGCAATAGCAAAATACAATCAACCCTCCCCATTTACTAGAACTGGTTTTGGAATCAATGGAATGATTAAACCGGAGTTGGTTGAATACGGGGGAAACCTGATTCTTTCAGACAATTATGGACGTATTGTGGAAGATAAAGGCGGTAAGCTTGCTCTTTTAAATAATAGGGTGATGGATAATATTATCCAATTTTATACAGGCACAAGCTTTTCGGCACCAAAGGTTGCTCATCTTGCTGGGAAAATAGCTAACCATTTTCCGGATAAATCAGCCAACTTTATTAAGAACATGTTGTTGGCAGGAGCAGATTACCCTTTCTCGCCAAATAAGGATTTTTATTGCACTGAAAACAAGAAAAAAGCTGAACAATGTCATTTGTCTGTTTGTGGTTACGGATTGAGCAATTACGATAAATCTTTATATTCCTTCGATAACCGAGCAGTTCTTTGGGATGAAGGGAAAATCGCACTTAACCAAATCAAGGTTTATTCACTCCAACTACCAGAACTTTTTTTTACTGAATCCGGAAAGAAAAAAATAAGCATCACCCTTACTTTTACGCCTGAAACCCGTGCAACACGTGGTGATAGTTATTTAGGTAACCGCATGGAATTTCACCTATTTCATTCAGTGAATCCCCAGATCTTAATAGAAAAATATGGTGTAATTTCAGAAAATTCTGAACAGATCGGAGTACCTAATGATTTGAAAAAATACGAGATCGATTTTTTTCCAGGCGCAAACATCAGAAAAGCAGGTTGTCACCAAAAGGCATGGAAATTATATCAGAGAGAACCTAATAGCAGACCTTCCTCGCCTGTATCACTGGTTCTTTTGAATTTTAATAAATGGATAACGGATGCAAACAGAGAGCAAGATTATTGCATTTCAGTGATATTTGAGCATGAAAAAGAAATAGAACTTTATAATGCCATCAGAACAAATATTCAGACAAGAACAAGGGTTAGATAA
- a CDS encoding AAA family ATPase: protein MTNSELIKQLFLSFNNKDNEAFIQTAREYIEREKRKKHTIVAKELEKALYQSACVSNNAKRFKQSLPIPRDTEKGFPLLEIQHFEQDFDSLILSSYTKDQLERIVREFKDADILATYNLSYKKKILLCGDPGTGKTFSAQIISSMLNIPLVYIRFDAIISSYLGETAGNLRKVFDFIENDTWIVLFDEFDIIGKNRDDAYEHGEIKRVVNNFLQMLDNFKGDSILFAATNHQNMLDSAIWRRFDAVIDYVLPDEEARKKLFERFLRPIKRDKKINLSKAAITSQGLSPADIKMVTEEAMKSVIIDARNILEMGDLETAIEQFIRREKIKKNGQRDE, encoded by the coding sequence ATGACGAATTCAGAACTAATAAAACAACTCTTCTTGTCATTTAATAACAAGGATAACGAAGCCTTTATACAGACAGCAAGAGAATATATTGAAAGGGAAAAACGCAAGAAACATACAATTGTTGCCAAGGAGCTTGAAAAAGCACTGTATCAATCTGCGTGCGTTTCGAACAATGCAAAACGCTTCAAACAAAGCCTTCCGATTCCAAGAGATACGGAGAAAGGCTTTCCTTTGTTGGAAATACAGCATTTTGAACAGGATTTCGACAGCCTTATTTTATCCAGTTACACCAAAGACCAGCTAGAACGCATTGTCCGTGAATTTAAGGATGCAGATATTTTAGCGACCTATAACCTAAGCTATAAAAAGAAAATTCTGCTCTGTGGGGATCCAGGAACAGGCAAAACATTTTCCGCACAAATCATTAGCTCTATGCTAAATATTCCCTTAGTTTATATTCGTTTTGATGCAATTATCTCATCCTATTTGGGAGAAACAGCAGGAAATCTACGAAAAGTTTTTGATTTTATTGAAAACGATACTTGGATAGTACTCTTTGATGAATTTGATATTATCGGCAAAAACCGTGATGACGCTTATGAACATGGCGAAATCAAACGGGTGGTCAATAACTTTTTGCAAATGCTGGATAACTTCAAAGGCGATAGCATCTTGTTTGCTGCCACTAATCACCAGAATATGCTCGACAGTGCTATTTGGAGGCGCTTCGATGCAGTTATTGATTATGTACTGCCTGATGAAGAAGCTCGTAAAAAACTTTTTGAGCGTTTTTTACGACCAATCAAACGCGATAAAAAAATTAACCTATCAAAAGCTGCAATAACCAGTCAGGGATTATCACCAGCGGATATAAAAATGGTCACAGAAGAGGCTATGAAGTCCGTCATTATTGATGCAAGAAACATTTTGGAAATGGGGGACTTGGAAACAGCAATTGAACAATTTATCCGCCGAGAAAAAATTAAAAAAAATGGACAGAGGGATGAATAA